A DNA window from Phyllostomus discolor isolate MPI-MPIP mPhyDis1 chromosome X, mPhyDis1.pri.v3, whole genome shotgun sequence contains the following coding sequences:
- the LOC114505455 gene encoding histone H2A-Bbd type 2/3-like — MPGRRSRRGSSGTGHRRQRRTRTRTRTARAELLFSVSHLERLLREGHYAQHLTPSAPVFLAAIVQYLTATVLQLAGNEAQRSGCRRITPQLVDMAIHNNALLSVFFGSTTVSQVAPGWQ, encoded by the coding sequence ATGCCTGGTCGAAGGAGCCGTAGGGGGTCGTCCGGTACCGGTCACCGTCGCCAGAGGCGGACCCGCACCCGCACCCGCACCGCCAGAGCTGAGCTGCTTTTCTCGGTCAGCCACCTGGAGCGCCTCCTGCGCGAAGGCCACTACGCCCAGCATCTGACCCCATCTGCACCCGTGTTCCTTGCGGCCATCGTGCAGTATCTGACCGCCACGGTCCTGCAGCTGGCCGGGAACGAGGCCCAGAGAAGCGGCTGCAGGCGCATCACCCCACAGCTCGTGGACATGGCCATCCACAACAACGCGCTGCTCAGTGTCTTCTTTGGGAGCACCACTGTTTCCCAAGTGGCCCCGGGCTGGCAGTAG